From the genome of Palaemon carinicauda isolate YSFRI2023 chromosome 6, ASM3689809v2, whole genome shotgun sequence, one region includes:
- the LOC137642475 gene encoding uncharacterized protein isoform X3 yields the protein MKGLQILLVTCLASVAFAQDKNNGGNKRFFGGLNQAFSGGLNQGFGGHGGGFGGGFGGVNPGFGGGFGGGASQTCRRWCRTPEGQAYCCESNNEPETLPFVKPGQCPPVRPQCPPVRSFAPPQTCSNDSKCGGVDKCCFDRCLEEHVCKPPVGSGGFGGFGFGR from the exons ATGAAG GGACTACAGATCTTACTCGTCACCTGTTTGGCATCTGTTGCCTTTGCACAAGATAAAAATAACGGAGGAAATAAACGATTCTTTGGAGGATTAAACCAAGCTTTCAGCGGAGGACTAAACCAAGGATTTGGAGGACATGGAGGTGGCTTTGGAGGAGGTTTTGGAGGAGTCAACCCAGGCTTTGGAGGGGGCTTTGGTGGGGGTGCTTCCCAGACGTGTAGACGTTGGTGCCGAACTCCCGAGGGACAGGCCTACTGCTGTGAGAGTAACAACGAGCCTGAAACCCTTCCCTTCGTTAAGCCAGGTCAATGCCCTCCCGTAAGACCTCAGTGCCCACCCGTCAGGAGCTTTGCCCCTCCACAGACATGCTCTAATGACAGCAAGTGTGGAGGTGTCGACAAGTGCTGCTTCGACAGGTGTCTCGAGGAACACGTGTGCAAACCCCCTGTTGGATCTGGAGGCTTCGGTGGATTTGGTTTTGGAAGATAA
- the LOC137642475 gene encoding ATP-dependent RNA helicase glh-1-like isoform X2, with amino-acid sequence MKGLQILLVTCLASVAFAQDKNNGGNKRFFGGLNQAFGGGIDQGFGGASQGFGGHGGGIGGDFGGINPGFGGGFGGSASQTCRRWCRTPEGQAYCCESNNEPETLPFVKPGQCPPVRPQCPPVRSFAPPQTCSNDSKCGGVDKCCFDRCLEEHVCKPPVGSGGFGGFGFRR; translated from the exons ATGAAG gGACTACAAATCTTACTCGTCACCTGTTTGGCATCTGTTGCCTTTGCACAGGATAAAAATAATGGAGGAAATAAACGATTCTTTGGAGGATTAAACCAAGCTTTCGGCGGAGGCATAGACCAAGGATTTGGAGGTGCTAGTCAAGGATTTGGAGGACATGGAGGTGGCATTGGAGGAGATTTTGGAGGGATCAACCCAGGATTTGGAGGGGGCTTTGGTGGTAGTGCTTCCCAGACGTGTAGACGTTGGTGCCGAACTCCCGAGGGACAGGCCTACTGCTGCGAGAGCAACAACGAGCCTGAAACCCTTCCCTTCGTCAAGCCAGGTCAATGCCCTCCCGTAAGACCTCAGTGCCCACCCGTCAGGAGCTTTGCCCCTCCACAGACATGCTCCAATGACAGCAAGTGCGGAGGCGTCGACAAGTGCTGCTTCGACAGGTGTCTCGAGGAACACGTTTGCAAACCCCCTGTTGGATCTGGAGGCTTTGGTGGATTCGGTTTCCGAAGATAA
- the LOC137642016 gene encoding uncharacterized protein yields MVVFVACLASAYPTFGNPGLGGVGIGHHGIGQPGFGNAGIGGSPYTNAFGGPCRYWNQDPTTLKYFCTERPDQTFPGLF; encoded by the exons ATGGTGGTGTTTGTCGCCTGTTTGGCTTCTGCTTACCCGACATTTGGTAATCCTGGATTAGGAGGAGTAGGAATTGGACATCATGGAATTGGACAACCTGGATTCGGCAATGCTGGCA TTGGAGGAAGTCCTTACACCAACGCCTTCGGGGGTCCTTGCCGTTACTGGAACCAAGACCCGACTACCCTGAAGTACTTCTGCACCGAAAGACCGGACCAGACCTTCCCAGGACTCTTCTAA
- the LOC137642029 gene encoding uncharacterized protein, which yields MKGLQIFLVCCLTAVAFAQDKTNEGNKRFFGGLNQAFGGGLNQGFGGGFGGISGGHGGGFGGINPGFGGGVSQTCRRWCRTPEGQAYCCESNNEPETLPFVKPGQCPPVRPQCPPVRSFAPPQTCSNDSKCGGVDKCCFDRCLEEHVCKPPVGSGGFGGFGFRR from the exons ATGAAG GGACTTCAGATTTTCCTCGTCTGCTGTCTGACAGCTGTTGCCTTTGCACAGGATAAAACTAATGAAGGAAATAAACGATTCTTTGGAGGATTAAACCAAGCTTTCGGCGGAGGATTGAACCAAGGATTTGGTGGTGGTTTTGGAGGGATCAGTGGAGGACATGGAGGTGGCTTTGGAGGAATCAACCCAGGCTTTGGAGGAGGTGTATCTCAGACTTGTAGACGTTGGTGCCGAACTCCCGAGGGACAGGCCTACTGCTGCGAGAGCAACAACGAGCCTGAAACCCTTCCCTTCGTCAAGCCAGGTCAATGCCCTCCCGTAAGACCTCAGTGCCCACCCGTCAGGAGCTTTGCCCCTCCACAAACATGCTCCAATGACAGCAAGTGCGGAGGCGTCGACAAGTGCTGCTTCGACAGGTGTCTCGAGGAACACGTTTGCAAACCCCCTGTTGGATCTGGAGGCTTCGGTGGATTCGGTTTCCGAAGATAA
- the LOC137642017 gene encoding uncharacterized protein yields the protein MARSILLVTLMVVFVACLASAYPTFGNPGFGGVGIGHPGIGQPGFGSAGIGGSPYTNAFGGPCRYWNQDPTTLKYFCTERPDQTFPGLF from the exons ATG GCTCGTTCAATCCTTTTGGTCACCCTCATGGTGGTGTTTGTCGCTTGCTTGGCTTCTGCTTACCCGACCTTCGGTAATCCTGGATTCGGAGGAGTAGGAATTGGACATCCTGGAATTGGACAGCCTGGATTTGGCAGTGCTGGCA TTGGAGGAAGTCCTTACACCAACGCCTTCGGCGGTCCCTGCCGTTACTGGAACCAAGACCCGACTACCCTGAAATACTTCTGCACCGAAAGACCCGACCAGACCTTTCCAGGACTCTTCTGA
- the LOC137642019 gene encoding uncharacterized protein: MKGLLFVCCLAAVVFAQDENNGANKRFFGGLNQAFGGGIDQGFGGINPGFGGGFGGGVSQTCRRWCRTPERQAYCCESNDEPDTLPFVKPGQCPPVRPQCPPVRSFAPPQTCSNDSKCGGVDKCCFDRCLEEHVCKPPVGSGGFGGFGFRR; this comes from the exons ATGAAG GGACTATTATTCGTCTGCTGTCTGGCAGCTGTTGTCTTTGCACAGGATGAGAATAATGGAGCTAATAAACGATTCTTTGGAGGATTAAACCAAGCTTTCGGTGGAGGCATAGACCAAGGATTTGGAGGTATCAACCCTGGCTTTGGAGGGGGCTTTGGTGGTGGTGTGTCTCAGACATGCAGACGTTGGTGCCGAACTCCCGAGAGACAGGCATACTGCTGCGAGAGCAACGACGAGCCTGACACCCTTCCCTTCGTCAAGCCAGGTCAATGCCCTCCCGTAAGACCTCAGTGCCCACCCGTCAGAAGCTTTGCCCCTCCACAGACATGCTCCAATGACAGCAAGTGCGGGGGCGTCGACAAGTGCTGCTTCGACAGGTGTCTCGAGGAACACGTCTGCAAACCCCCTGTTGGATCTGGAGGCTTCGGTGGATTCGGTTTCCGAAGATAA